The following proteins come from a genomic window of Dreissena polymorpha isolate Duluth1 chromosome 1, UMN_Dpol_1.0, whole genome shotgun sequence:
- the LOC127864237 gene encoding uncharacterized protein LOC127864237: MTRAFSGAISGGGSGPDTISRNAAYRIIKNILASGDTDKYLVETVEKLINLRDVVNNRQQRNGSRANAELNSERVGMEHERSLAQDQTSEPAVAERDFHNKNCFKLGQICGFYRDSCSARDTEYDSNAPLCCIRLSGGGNFLLSDHYGNCVPINDSYTCEEMQMMHTLWQR; this comes from the coding sequence ATGACTAGAGCCTTCTCCGGCGCCATTTCCGGCGGTGGTAGTGGACCGGATACGATTTCTCGCAATGCAGCATATCGAATAATTAAGAACATCTTGGCCAGTGGCGACACCGATAAATATCTCGTAGAAACCGTCGAGAAGTTGATCAACCTACGAGACGTCGTGAATAATAGACAGCAGCGCAACGGAAGTCGGGCGAACGCGGAACTGAATTCAGAACGAGTCGGCATGGAACATGAACGGTCACTAGCACAAGACCAAACATCGGAACCGGCTGTTGCTGAGCGCGACTTCCATAACAAAAACTGCTTCAAGCTTGGGCAGATCTGCGGCTTCTACCGAGACTCCTGCTCCGCGCGCGATACAGAATACGACTCAAACGCGCCGCTCTGCTGCATCAGGCTTTCCGGCGGCGGAAATTTCCTCCTGAGTGACCATTACGGGAACTGCGTGCCGATCAACGACTCCTACACGTGCGAAGAGATGCAGATGATGCACACACTTTGGCAGCGTTAA